A genomic window from Gossypium hirsutum isolate 1008001.06 chromosome D12, Gossypium_hirsutum_v2.1, whole genome shotgun sequence includes:
- the LOC107947483 gene encoding phospholipase A(1) DAD1, chloroplastic codes for MRIAAIAVTIPKLTHYTIPSSTIINPLKLNENSEFSWTPLKHDSVLTHSNSGKLAKHWMEYQGINNWEGLLDPLDDVLRSEILKYGRFVEAAYQSFDFDPSSPTYATSKFHKNSILTRSCIGETGYKPTKHLRATCGIQLPGWVDRGPSWVSTRSSWIGYVAVCQDKEEIARLGRRDVVIAFRGTATCLEWLENLRATLTCLPDDVVNVVGPENGGAMVESGFLSLYTSDSDTCPSLQHMVREEIGTVLQTYGDEPLSFTITGHSLGAALATLAAYDINSTFSDAPMVTVISFGGPRVGNQNFRCQLEKSGTKILRIVNSDDLITKVPGFVIDNDDTEMTSNQALNVVGLPRWVRKRVEDAPLVYADVGQELRLSSKECPYLCKEGVVSCHELSTYLHLVNGFVSSNCPFRATAMRVLYKHHRQKLGSY; via the coding sequence ATGAGAATTGCTGCTATTGCAGTCACTATTCCAAAGCTCACTCATTACACTATCCCTTCTTCCACCATTATCAATCCTCTAAAGCTTAATGAAAACTCTGAGTTTTCATGGACACCTTTGAAGCATGACTCAGTTTTGACTCACTCTAACTCAGGGAAACTCGCAAAGCATTGGATGGAGTATCAAGGGATAAACAACTGGGAAGGCTTGCTTGATCCACTCGATGATGTTTTACGAAGTGAGATTTTAAAATACGGCCGGTTCGTGGAAGCGGCTTACCAATCTTTCGATTTTGATCCGTCGTCACCTACTTACGCTACGTCTAAGTTCCACAAGAACTCGATACTGACTCGGTCGTGCATTGGGGAGACCGGTTATAAGCCCACCAAACACTTACGAGCTACGTGTGGGATTCAGTTGCCGGGTTGGGTAGACAGGGGACCGAGTTGGGTTTCGACTCGGTCTAGCTGGATCGGGTACGTGGCGGTTTGTCAGGATAAGGAAGAAATCGCCAGGCTCGGCCGGCGGGATGTCGTGATTGCCTTCAGAGGCACCGCTACTTGTTTAGAATGGCTAGAGAATTTACGCGCCACGCTGACGTGTCTCCCTGATGACGTGGTTAACGTTGTGGGCCCTGAAAACGGTGGGGCCATGGTGGAGAGTGGGTTCTTAAGCCTCTACACTTCGGATAGCGACACGTGTCCCAGTTTACAACACATGGTAAGGGAAGAAATCGGGACGGTACTCCAAACCTACGGCGACGAACCTCTTAGCTTTACCATCACCGGCCACAGCCTCGGAGCTGCACTCGCCACCCTCGCGGCGTACGACATAAACTCCACTTTTTCCGACGCGCCAATGGTCACCGTCATCTCGTTCGGCGGACCGCGCGTCGGGAACCAAAACTTCCGATGCCAACTAGAGAAAAGCGGGACAAAGATTCTACGTATAGTAAACTCCGACGACCTTATCACCAAAGTACCGGGCTTCGTAATCGACAACGACGACACGGAAATGACAAGCAACCAAGCTCTGAACGTGGTGGGGTTGCCGAGATGGGTACGGAAACGCGTGGAAGACGCGCCGCTGGTTTATGCTGATGTGGGACAAGAACTGAGATTAAGCAGTAAAGAATGCCCGTACTTGTGTAAGGAAGGCGTAGTGAGTTGCCATGAACTCAGTACTTATCTCCATTTAGTAAATGGTTTCGTTAGTTCAAACTGTCCTTTCAGGGCCACCGCCATGAGAGTATTATATAAGCATCACCGGCAAAAACTGGGAAGTTAttaa